Proteins encoded within one genomic window of Megalopta genalis isolate 19385.01 chromosome 10, iyMegGena1_principal, whole genome shotgun sequence:
- the mahj gene encoding lisH and WD40 domain-containing protein mahjong, protein MSSAESLAEETDVVQILRQWEEEHLTPTYDPIPTLQRLAEIIELETENYLKMDPDPFDERHPSRTDPECNFGHILKVLFRKDNFMTKLINDYLRDTYWSRAGVTGRDVRKLNIAACRLMLDILPGLETSAVFQPDMEGLIHRLFSWAEKSIEPLQSYATGLVAAAMEVQEIATGFREQNGKMVPLMLQRLHKLQEKAQEDRQLAANNRPFAHFGEDRNSGGDGENKGVPGKRKVREKRKENGVLKSPNHSDCFSEKEDDYLQSPDDSAPLPKKKKNDTECETPIKNDVMYLEIMSPPLSVPKSFNSNNQVTPSKAQSTHSRPMSASSARCNLSKNSTPLSQSSSSPSTLLEGNSNSSWAEMESYVIGNMQIHPPTLSTRQMLILRYLTPMGEYQEFLGHVFEQNALELILKYINVRETKDSRLAFEALKYLASLLCHKKFSIEFLNVGGLQKLLDVPRPSVAATGVSICLYYLAYCEDAMERVCLLPKHVISDLVTYALWLLERSHDSGRCHATMFFGFSFPFKVILQEFDAQDGLRKLFNVISTLPILNLEEEPTLNDDEECASRQIVRHVAVALKRYMEAHLHLKAEQLQRAENVRAERDTLQPSLPPYKACKLSSEEVQAKLEILQELMSVRAVWPPVEELHRLGGITLLLQIIAFAREWNYSGRVHTTSSAETVRSCLDVIAICSVVPKVMLLLCERVDMPDMSMTMAINLLLAAAECEIIADADVQRAALRAVINCVCAPINRIGGNVARYSVTGSAKKKANINNSEELIQKIWESVRSNNGIMVLLQLMMVKTPITDADSIRALACRALAGLARSEKVRQIISKLPMFTDGQIQALMKDPILQEKRQEHVMFQKYALELMERVSGKAKPTGAEYEISLASLHRANVVAQTRIQYNEQQLNQLIYQHLISKGLTETATTLQKEATLDSSTTMKPIITYHPLTYRNPVTTGPRNGFSPGAPVNLYNTSRCNQREVASRANTTPTSSSRFISHSATSSSSTSLTSANNLRLKLSDCPNQNAVPPSTNQPIKLQITTKKNQVDKQPLVNSMNCQSTIQSTTCRSLQKQISRDPGGVTAAGVATSNPSTITLDSIITEYLTNQHALCKNPMVTCPQFNLFEPHKCPDPCTKNSTPTNVTVRLARRALGIDGRRLDRRHIYSRFCPVKTFRPTDVGSFTCCIFLPCQDYLMLGTYAGDVKMVNAHTGLEEATYPCHESYVYHMECNQRGNLLLCSTVWRSPMSALWSIGTFFDLKLSLENEDYVEFGKLQDRIIGTQGESATIYDIATGKLLTTLTPAISNQYTKNRATFSMNDELVLSDGILWDVNSGKEIHKFDKLNQTLNGVFHPNGTEVVSNTEVWDLRTFHLLKTVPTLDQMEVIFSPVNNIIYAVPLDQENRDESHYVTSFKTLDALDYSNVATCDVKRGIYGLACNKFDTQIAIVENQGEFDSIQESCVRLYDVGRRRDDEDEADEDDDEDDLDASEDDGSNSGSDDNNANDADNPDAGAEENGDENERNDRENNDDDDDDDDDDAADGDDSGEDLTDYSRSPDFPEFSLSDVDVDDFEILFS, encoded by the exons ATGTCAAGTGCAGAGTCTTTAGCAGAAGAAACTGATGTTGTTCAAATTCTTCGACAATGGGAAGAAGAACATTTGACACCTACATATGACCCTATACCAACACTTCAAAGACTGGCAGAAATTATAGAATTGGAAAcagaaaattatttgaaaatggaTCCAGATCCATTTGATGAAAGACATCCATCACGTACTGATCCAGAGTGTAATTTTGGGCATATATTGAAAGTTTTATTTAGAAAAGATAACTTTATGACCAAG CTTATAAATGATTACTTGCGAGATACTTACTGGTCTCGTGCGGGCGTCACAGGTCGTGATGTTAGAAAACTGAATATTGCAGCTTGTCGTCTTATGCTTGATATTCTTCCTGGGTTAGAAACTTCTGCAGTATTTCAACCTGATATGGAAGGACTTATTCATCGCCTTTTTTCATGGGCAGAAAAAAGTATAGAGCCTTTGCAAAGTTATGCAACAGGTCTTGTAGCTGCTGCTATGGAAGTACAAGAGATTGCTACAG GATTTAgagaacaaaatggaaaaatgGTGCCTTTAATGTTACAAAGGCTTCATAAGTTACAGGAGAAGGCACAAGAAGATAGACAACTCGCAGCTAATAATAGACCATTTGCACATTTTGGTGAAGATAGGAATAGTGGAGGAGATGGAGAAAATAAAGGTGTACCTGGGAAAAGAAAA GTCCGagaaaaacgaaaagaaaatgGAGTTCTTAAAAGTCCCAATCATAGTGATTGTTTTTCTGAGAAAGAAGATGATTATCTTCAGTCTCCCGATGACTCTGCTCCATTAcctaaaaagaagaaaaatgatACAGAGTGTGAAACTCCCATAAAGAACGATGTCATGTATTTAGAAATAATGTCTCCACCTTTATCAGTGCCAAAGAGCTTCAATTCTAATAATCAAGTGACACCATCCAAGGCACAAAGCACTCATAGCAGACCAATGAGTGCTTCTTCAGCGCGTTGCAATCTGTCTAAGAACTCTACACCTCTGTCGCAGAGTTCTAGTTCTCCATCTACTCTGTTGGAAGGAAATTCTAATTCGTCATGGGCAGAGATGGAGTCATATGTTATTGGAAATATGCAAATACATCCTCCAACATTATCTACAAGACAGATGTTAATATTGAG GTATCTCACACCAATGGGTGAATATCAAGAATTCTTaggtcatgtatttgaacaaaatGCTCTGGAACTAATTCTTAAATATATTAATGTTAGAGAAACCAAGGATAGTCGTCTAGCCTTTGAAGCTCTGAAATATTTagcttctcttctctgccataAGAAATTCTCTATTGAGTTCCTCAATGTTGGAGGTTTACAAAAACTATTAGATGTTCCAAGACCCAGTGTTGCAGCAACTGGTGTTTCTATATGTTTATACTACTTAGCATATTGTGAAGATGCAATGGAAAGGGTGTGTCTGCTGCCAAAACATGTTATATCAGATCTTGTTACTTATGCATTGTGGCTCTTAGAACGAAGTCACGATTCTGGGAGATGCCATGCAACAATGTTTTTTGGTTTCTCCTTTCCATTTAAAGTAATATTACAGGAATTTGATGCGCAAGATGGGTTAAGAAAACTTTTCAATGTG ATATCCACATTACCAATCTTAAATTTAGAAGAAGAACCAACATTAAATGATGATGAAGAGTGCGCTTCTAGACAGATAGTTAGACATGTTGCAGTAGCTTTAAAGCGGTATATGGAAGCCCACTTACATCTAAAAGCAGAGCAATTACAGAGAGCTGAAAATGTTAGAGCCGAACGTGATACATTGCAACCATCTTTACCTCCTTATAAAGCTTGTAAATTAAGTAGTGAAGAAGTACAAGCAAAG CTGGAAATTCTTCAAGAACTAATGTCTGTAAGAGCAGTATGGCCACCCGTAGAAGAACTACATCGTCTTGGAGGCATAACACTTCTACTGCAAATTATTGCTTTCGCTAGAGAATGGAATTATAGTGGCCGTGTTCACACAACTTCCAGTGCAGAAACAGTTCGTTCCTGTCTTGACGTAATAGCCATTTGTTCTGTCGTGCCAAAAGTAATGCTTTTACTTTGTGAAAGAGTGGATATGCCAGACATGTCGATGACGATGGCAATCAATTTACTTTTGGCTGCTGCAGAGTGTGAAATTATTGCTGATGCTGATGTGCAAAGAGCTGCACTGAGAGCTGTAATTAATTGTGTTTGTGCTCCAATAAACAGG ATTGGTGGTAATGTTGCTAGATATTCAGTAACAGGTTCTGCTAAAAAAAAAGCAAATATTAACAACAGTGAAGAATTGATTCAAAAAATTTGGGAGAGTGTCAGATCCAATAATGGAATAATG GTGTTGTTACAATTGATGATGGTGAAAACTCCAATCACAGATGCAGATAGCATAAGAGCATTAGCATGTCGTGCTCTGGCAGGATTAGCACGTAGTGAAAAGGTCAGACAAATTATTAGTAAACTTCCAATGTTTACTGATGGGCAAATTCAGGCTCTAATGAAAGATCCCATACTTCAAGAAAAAAGACAAGAACATGTTATGTTTCAAAAGTATGCTTTAGAGCTAATGGAAAGGGTGTCTGGAAAAGCGAAACCTACTGGAGCAGAATATGAAATTTCTTTAGCTAGTCTACACAGA GCAAACGTGGTAGCGCAAACAAGAATACAATACAACGAACAACAGTTGAATCAATTAATATATCAACATTTAATATCAAAAGGTTTAACAGAAACAGCAACAACTCTTCAAAAAGAAGCAACCCTAGATTCCTCAACGACAATGAAACCTATAATAACATATCATCCACTTACCTACCGCAATCCAGTGACCACCGGa CCTAGGAATGGATTTTCACCAGGAGCACCTGTTAATTTATACAATACAAGTAGATGTAATCAAAGAGAAGTGGCTTCTCGGGCTAACACTACTCCCACTTCGTCATCGAGATTTATATCCCATTCAGCTACTAGTTCAAGCTCAACATCTCTGACGTCTGCAAATAATCTGCGCTTGAAACTTTCTGACTGTCCCAATCAAAATGCTGTTCCACCTAGCACAAATCAGCCAATTAAACTTCAAATTACAACAAA AAAAAATCAAGTTGATAAACAGCCTCTAGTCAATTCTATGAATTGTCAATCTACTATTCAATCGACTACATGCAGATCATTACAAAAACAAATTTCAAGAGATCCTGGAGGCGTCACAGCTGCTGGAGTTGCTACCTCTAATCCATCTACTATAACATTGGATTCTATTATTACAGAATATTTAACTAATCAACATGCACTGTGTAAAAATCCTATGGTTACTTGTCCACAATTTAATCTTTTTGA ACCACATAAGTGTCCAGATCCTTGTACAAAGAATTCAACACCAACAAATGTAACTGTAAGACTGGCGAGAAGAGCATTAGGTATAGATGGTAGAAGATTGGATAGAAGACATATTTATAGTCGGTTTTGCCCTGTAAAAACTTTCAGGCCTACGGACGTTGGAAGTTTTACCTGTTGCATTTTTTTG CCTTGTCAGGACTATCTAATGTTAGGTACTTACGCGGGGGACGTTAAAATGGTCAATGCACATACAGGTTTAGAGGAAGCAACGTATCCATGTCACGAGTCttatgtttatcacatggaATGTAACCAGCGCggaaatttattattatgttcTACTGTATGGAGAAGCCCTATGTCCGCACTTTGGAGCATAGGAACTTTCTTTGATTTAAAATTGTCTTTAGAAAATGAAGATTATGTTGAATTTGGAAAGCTCCAAGATAGAATTATTGGAACTCAAGGTGAAAGTGCTACG ATTTATGATATAGCAACTGGAAAACTATTAACTACTCTTACACCTGCAATTTCTAATCAATACACCAAAAATCGAGCTACGTTCAGTATGAATGATGAACTAGTTTTAAGTGATGGAATTCTGTGGGATGTAAATTCAGGAAAAGAAATTCACAAATTTGATAAATTAAATCAAACACTTAACGGAGTTTTCCATCCTAATG GTACAGAGGTGGTATCAAATACAGAAGTTTGGGATTTAAGAACTTTCCATTTATTGAAAACAGTGCCAACACTTGATCAAATGGAAGTAATATTTTCAccagttaataatattatatatgcagTACCTTTGGATCAAGAAAATAGAGACGAATCACATTATGTTACTTCATTTAAAACATTAGATGCTTTGGATTACAGTAATGTTG CGACTTGCGACGTCAAAAGAGGGATTTACGGACTGGCTTGTAATAAATTCGACACACAAATAGCCATAGTTGAAAATCAGGGTGAATTTGATAGTATCCAAGAATCTTGCGTTAGGCTGTACGATGTCGGTAGAAGGAGAGATGATGAGGATGAAGCTGATGAAGACGATGATGAAGATGATCTTGATGCAAGCGAAGATGATGGCTCAAATTCTGGCTCTGATGATAATAATGCTAATG ACGCAGACAATCCAGATGCTGGTGCGGAAGAGAATGGTGATGAAAATGAGCGTAACGATCGTGAAAacaatgatgatgatgacgacgacgacgacgatgacgcaGCCGACGGCGATGATTCCGGGGAAGATCTGACGGATTATAGTCGGTCACCAGATTTTCCAGAGTTTTCTCTTTCTGACGTTGATGTCGATGATTTCGAAAttcttttttcataa
- the Vha26 gene encoding V-type proton ATPase subunit Vha26, protein MALSDADVQKQINHMMAFIEQEANEKAEEIDAKAEEEFNIEKGRLVQQQRLKIMEYYEKKEKQVELQKKIQSSNMLNQARLKVLKVREDHVRNVLDEARKRLGEVTKDARYRDILKLLIVQGLFQLTESHVTVRVRQVDLPLVESLIDNVQDAYKQATMKDVTVKIDQDNFISADSCGGVDLFAARGRIKVSNTLETRLELIAAQLIPEIRGSLFGSNPNRKFTD, encoded by the exons ATGGCACTGAGCGATGCAGATGTACAGAAGCAG attAATCATATGATGGCCTTTATTGAACAAGAGGCAAATGAGAAGGCAGAAGAAATTGATGCTAAAGCAGAGGAAGAATTTAATATTGAAAAAGGTCGCTTGGTTCAGCAACAAAGATTAAAAATCATGGAATACTATGAGAAAAAGGAAAAACAAGTTGAACTACAAAAAAAGAT TCAGTCATCAAATATGCTGAACCAGGCACGTTTGAAAGTTTTGAAAGTAAGAGAAGATCATGTTCGTAATGTATTAGATGAAGCTAGGAAGAGATTAGGAGAAGTAACCAAAGATGCACGATACAGGGACATTTTGAAGTTATTAATTGTGCAAGGCCTATTTCAG CTGACAGAAAGCCATGTTACTGTCCGTGTACGTCAAGTGGATCTTCCTTTGGTTGAATCACTTATTGACAATGTCCAGGATGCTTATAAACAAGCAACAATGAAAGATGTAACAGTTAAGATTgatcaagataattttatctcaGCTGACAGTTGTGGTGGTGTTGATCTATTTGCAGCAAGAG GACGTATAAAAGTCAGCAACACTTTGGAAACACGATTAGAATTAATTGCAGCGCAATTAATACCAGAAATACGTGGTTCTCTGTTTGGAAGCAATCCCAATCGCAAGTTCACTGattaa
- the Pex13 gene encoding peroxisomal biogenesis factor 13 codes for MAPERLTDITGNQLRNVPQFTSSLSNASAPFAAASNQSGNPPPIPPRQLVQNYSGLNDYRTYGSNYYSGYGFGSQYRGPSTYGGYSSYGYSPYSNYNNYGSFGNPSGDVENRFFQYFEESTRPTFHLIETVLQTFSSMTMLLESTYFTLTNSFKAIINVAENVGKLRSTISQLFNTFALIRFLKWLYKKIICTAGFQSENSLNDELWEKSIAKIGNGNVNNSSFWSGLFLFSVFFLIPYVIHKITNSIKNVQVKGKDPKDWYQYDQPVFVASALYDFTASNSEELSIRVGQKLYLAPQALQPKNLPGWCRATDNTNVGLIPYNHIKVIGQLKKRKENEVTSLTEEKSSSNDSSYRNTNENSEILKTNENVTNDMKAQSI; via the exons ATGGCACCAGAAAGATTGACTGATATTACTGGAAATCAGTTAAGAAATGTCCCGCAGTTTACATCCAG tTTATCAAATGCTTCAGCACCATTTGCTGCTGCAAGCAATCAATCAGGAAATCCACCACCAATACCACCTCGTCAACTAGTTCAAAATTATTCTGGTTTAAATGATTATAGAACGTATGGGTCCAACTATTATAGTGGATATGGATTTGGAAGTCAATACAGAGGACCTAGTACTTATGGTGGATATAGTTCATATGGTTATAGTCCATATtcgaattataataattatggaTCTTTTGGTAATCCTAGCGGTGACGTTGAAAATAG ATTCTTTCAGTACTTTGAAGAAAGTACTAGACCAACATTTCATTTAATTGAAACAGTACTGCAAACATTTTCATCCATGACAATGCTTTTGGAATCAACATATTTTACTTTAACAAATTCGTTTAAGGCAATTATAAATGTTGCGGAAAATGTTGGAAAGTTACGTTCAACTATAAGTCAATTGTTTAATACTTTTGCTTTGATTAGATTTTTAAAATGGTTATATAAGAAAATTATATGCACTGCTG GTTTTCAAAGTGAAAATTCTCTGAATGATGAATTGTGGGAAAAATCTATAGCAAAAATTGGAAATGGAAATGTTAATAATTCTTCTTTCTGGTCAGGTCTTTTTCTCTTTAgtgtcttttttttaatacCTTATGTAATTCATAAAATTACAAATAGTATTAAAAATGTGCAAGTAAAAG gTAAGGATCCAAAAGATTGGTACCAATATGACCAACCAGTATTTGTTGCATCAGCATTGTATGACTTTACTGCATCGAATAGTGAAGAATTAAGTATAAGAGTTGGTCAAAAACTTTATCTTGCACCTCAAGCTCTACAACCTAAAAATTTGCCAGGATGGTGCAGAGCTACTGACAATACAAATGTTGGCCTCATTCCTTATAACCATATTAAGGTTATAGGACAATTAAAGAAACGGAAGGaaaatgaagtaacttctttAACCGAAGAAAAATCTTCCTCTAATGACAGTAGTTATAGAAATACTAATGAAAATTCTGAGATTTTAAAAACAAATGAAAATGTTACAAATGATATGAAGGCACAGTCCATCTAA
- the RpL10 gene encoding ribosomal protein L10 — translation MGRRPARCYRYCKNKPYPKSRFCRGVPDPKIRIFDLGKKKASVEDFPLCVHLVSDEYEQLSSEALEAGRICANKYMVKNAGKDQFHIRMRLHPFHVIRINKMLSCAGADRLQTGMRGAFGKPQGTVARVHIGQPIMSVRSSDRHKAAVVEALRRAKFKFPGRQKIYVSKKWGFTKYDRAEYEELKVAGRLAPDGCNVKYLPEHGPLDEWKKFRKILAAA, via the exons ATGGGGCGCCGACCAGCAAGATG tTATCGATATTGTAAGAACAAGCCGTATCCAAAATCAAGATTCTGTCGTGGTGTACCGGACCCAAAGATTCGCATCTTCGATCTTGGGAAAAAGAAAGCTTCAGTGGAAGATTTTCCATTATGTGTGCATTTAGTGTCCGATGAATATGAGCAACTTAGTTCAGAAGCACTTGAAGCAGGACGTATTTGTGCGAATAAATATATGGTGAAAAATGCTGGAAAGGATCAGTTCCATATTCGTATGAGACTTCATCCATTCCATGTTATTCGCATCAACAAAATGTTATCGTGTGCTGGAGCTGATAG GCTCCAAACTGGAATGAGAGGAGCTTTTGGTAAACCACAAGGTACTGTAGCTAGGGTACATATCGGGCAACCTATAATGAGTGTACGCTCATCAGACCGTCATAAGGCTGCTGTTGTCGAAGCACTGCGTCGTGCCAAATTTAAGTTCCCTGGTCGTCAGAAAATTTATGTTTCAAAGAAATGGGGATTTACAAAATACGATCGTGCTGAATATGAAGAACTTAAAGTAGCTGGTCGCCTTGCTCCAGATGGTTGCAATGTTAAATACTTGCCTGAGCATGGTCCTTTGGATGAATGGAAGAAATTCAGGAAGATTCTTGCTGCTGcgtaa
- the Mrgn1 gene encoding mahogunin ring finger 1, with product MGSLTSRQNAGVEEVDIVSNHAYKYPPRSGSYFGSHFIMGGERFDTPQPEAYLFGENADLNFLGSRPTPFPYPPPQANDPTKTLKSLVNIRRESLRLVRNVDQTSASPQCHNLKHYGDGDIDKKSSRYNIEFIFDCDVRCAITIYYFCTEEVTTKGVTYTPRDPSMNSETYYYKKGANQLFSKTSHVFDPLAYNEEDLLYNADREIIPIAIHCVAEEGSDEPKQSHTTIAVVEKHSDGTYVLKALKQKLYVDGLCYLLQEIYGIENKNTENAKQQGSDEDTDDNGSECVICMYDVRDTLILPCRHLCLCNGCADSLRYQANNCPICRAPFRALLQIKALQRSTGAVISNPPLPEGSCENIPSGYEAVSLIEALNGPYIPRTAVLAPESPDTPDTDTASAIQAAEALNRSVERTPVLKHASSKEVDTSARSSGTACPTPEFRMSVLLARDEHSGSQKDLHTRSPGMRMKSSGHIREKSSLKSRDTLRLVNEKQPVSLYEGQGQDDDSEAEKLSPLLDAATSTEALDTHNHRICDIDVDDEIQNTENENDADATCHSH from the exons ATGGGATCGCTAACCAGTCGACAGAATGCTGGCGTAGAAGAAgttgatatcgtttcaaatcaTGCATACAAATACCCTCCTCGTTCTG gAAGCTACTTTGGTAGCCATTTCATCATGGGTGGTGAGAGGTTTGATACACCTCAACCAGAAGCATATTTATTTGGAGAAAATGCTGACTTGAATTTTCTGGGAAGCAGACCTACACCT TTTCCATATCCGCCTCCACAAGCAAATGATCCTAcaaaaacattaaaaagttTAGTCAATATAAGAAGAGAATCATTGAGACTAGTTCGCAATGTTGATCAAACTTCTGCTTCACCTCAATGTCATAATTTGAAACATTATGGTGATGGTGATATTGATAAGAAATCAAGTCGTTATAATATTGAATTCATATTTGACTGTGATGTACGATGTGCAATTACAATATATTACTTTTGCACTGAAGAGGTGACAACAAAAGGTGTTAC ttatacACCAAGAGATCCCTCAATGAACTCTGAAACATATTACTATAAAAAGGGTGCAAATCAGTTATTTTCAAAAACATCACATGTGTTTGATCCATTAGCATATAATGAAGAGGATTTGTTATATAATGCTGATAGGGAA ataataCCAATAGCAATTCATTGTGTGGCAGAAGAAGGCTCAGATGAACCAAAACAATCTCACACAACAATTGCAGTTGTTGAAAAACATTCAGATGGAACATATGTATTAAAGGCACTTAAGCAAAAGCTTTATGTTGATGGTCTTTGTTATTTGCTTCAAGAAATATATggtatagaaaataaaaatactgaaaatgcTAAG CAACAAGGCAGTGATGAAGATACAGATGATAATGGATCAGAATGTGTTATTTGCATGTATGATGTGCGAGACACATTAATATTGCCATGTAGACATCTATGTTTATGTAATGGTTGTGCTGATTCTCTTCGATACCAAGCTAACAATTGTCCAATATGTCGTGCTCCTTTTAGAGCTCTTCTTCAGATCAAAGCACTGCAGAGATCAACTGGGGCTGTTATATCAAACCCACCATTACCAGAA GGAAGTTGTGAAAATATTCCATCTGGCTATGAGGCTGTATCATTAATAGAAGCATTAAATGGTCCATATATTCCAAGAACTGCTGTTCTTGCACCAGAATCTCCAGACACACCTGATACAGATACAGCAAGTGCAATACAAGCAGCTGAAGCATTAAATAG atCTGTTGAACGTACACCTGTATTGAAACATGCATCTTCAAAAGAAGTAGATACATCTGCTAGATCAAGTGGCACTGCATGTCCTACTCCAGAATTTCGAATGTCAGTTTTATTGGCTAGAGACGAACATTCAGGTTCACAAAAAGACCTTCATACCCGATCTCCAGGAATGAGGATGAAATCCTCCGGGCATATACGCGAAAAATCTTCCTTAAAATCTCGAGATACTCTTAGActtgttaacgaaaaacaaccTGTTTCTCTTTATGAG GGACAAGGACAAGATGACGATAGTGAAGCAGAAAAACTATCTCCTTTATTAGATGCAGCAACGAGTACAGAAGCACTTGATACTCATAATCATAGAATATGTGACATAGATGTTGACGATGAGATTCAAAACACAGAAAATGAGAATGATGCTGATGCTACATGCCATTCTCATTAA
- the LOC117220278 gene encoding pleckstrin homology domain-containing family J member 1 — MKFNEKELAKASSGPADLEGRLNHKRAHKSGFKEKWFKLRYNLLFYFNINELGQIDTKQPAGVIVLENYSINIDSATEGVFAFSIAFRDEHDKRHVLSGRSESQVEQWVNALKQASYEYLRSRLIVLQEKLCKKTGKDPLLMYPRNQGIIRDEAWESASSFRSHVRSFTTSVVTSSAINTVTKEVNLIEF; from the exons ATGAAATTTAATGAGAAAGAACTGGCAAAGGCAAGTAGTGGCCCCGCTGATCTGGAAGGTCGTTTAAATCATAAACGAGCGCACAAATCAG gatttaaagaaaaatggTTTAAATTAAGATACAACttgctattttattttaatatcaaCGAGTTAGGACAAATTGACACAAAGCAACCTGCTGGAGTAATTGTTTTAGAAAActatagtattaatattgacAGTGCAACAGAAGGAGTATTTGCATTCAGTATAGCATTTCGTGATGAACATGACAAGAGACATGTATTGAGTGGACGTTCGGAATCTCAAGTAGAACAATGGGTGAATGCATTAAAGCAAGCCAGTTATGAATATTTGAGATCACGGTTGATAGTGCTTCAAGAAAAATTATGCAAAAAAACTGGAAAAGATCCCTTGCTTATGTATCCGAGGAATCAAGGTATCATTAGAGATGAAGCATGGGAGTCTGCATCAAGTTTCCGATCTCATGTACGTTCCTTTACAACTTCAGTTGTAACATCGTCAGCAATAAATACAGTAACAAAAGAAGTAAATTTAATTGAGTTTTAA
- the Tapdelta gene encoding translocon-associated protein delta, giving the protein MNQFITVCILLVCAISRISGETCQKPEVVASAYVTKDATILTNVAFTTQFVLKCSNGVKGITLYAEVEGKSLPAARLSSDNKYQVSWTEDVKKARSGDYRINLYDEERYAAIRKAIRNGEDPSTVKPLVVVVLNNPGVYLGPWVNSELLAALLAALVTYSAFSAKFKLLA; this is encoded by the exons atgaatcaGTTCATAACCGTTTGCATTTTATTAGTTTGTGCAATTTCCAGAATTTCTGGCGAAACTTGCCAAAAGCCAGAAGTTGTTGCATCTGCATATGTTACAAAAGATGCTACAATTTTAACAAACGTTGCGTTCACAACGCAATTTGTGCTTAAGTGTAGCAATGGTGTAAAAGGCATTACATTATATGCAGAAGTAGAAGGAAAATCATTACCAGCTGCTAGATTAAGCTCTGACAATAAATATCAG GTTTCTTGGACAGAAGATGTAAAAAAGGCACGTTCTGGTGATTATAGAATAAATTTGTACGATGAAGAAAGATATGCAGCTATACGTAAAGCTATTAGAAATGGGGAAGATCCCAGCACTGTGAAACCTTTAGTCGTGGTAGTACTTAATAATCCAGGAGTTTATCTAGGACCATGGGTTAATTCAGAACTGCTTGCTGCTTTATTAGCAGCTTTAGTCACTTATTCTGCCTTTTCTGCTAAGTTCAAGCTCTTAGCTTGA